In the Hordeum vulgare subsp. vulgare chromosome 7H, MorexV3_pseudomolecules_assembly, whole genome shotgun sequence genome, one interval contains:
- the LOC123407917 gene encoding uncharacterized protein LOC123407917, giving the protein MATPLERVPLLRAPSRPIPTSRINARRHFRPSLSVAVGGVGGPVLRTCKNCKKQYDPAANHPSSCLYHTAHFGGETKRKFESVHSGGTMDTPGAGKVLQYWHCCGSEDPFDIGCTAAPHSSYDD; this is encoded by the exons ATGGCCACGCCACTCGAGCGTGTGCCGCTGCTTCGTGCGCCCAGCCGTCCCATCCCCACCTCCCGGATCAACGCCCGCCGCCACTTCCGGCCGTCGTTGTCGGTCGCCGTAGGAGGCGTGGGCGGCCCCGTGCTCCGCACCTGCAAGAACTGCAAGAAGCAGTACGACCCGGCGGCTAATCACCCCTCATCCTGCCTCTACCACACGGCCCACTTTGGAG GGGAAACAAAGAGAAAATTTGAAAGTGTCCATTCTGGTGGGACCATGGATACTCCGGGTGCAGGCAAAGTGCTCCAGTACTGGCATTGTTGTGGATCAGAGGATCCATTTGATATTGGTTGTACTGCTGCTCCTCACTCTTCATACGATGACTAA